In Leptospira brenneri, a single genomic region encodes these proteins:
- a CDS encoding ankyrin repeat domain-containing protein translates to MIQNIIDFVGKTRSNLRLRTFCSAITREDKETFDLLLSDPDLKEVLVLESALLLGIAVTEVSDIYYLKKLLALGLDPNQPDNMGLYPIHKATETGNVEAVEVLLHSAADPNAADPSGVTALHIANSFDGLSEISDLLIRMGANIYQRDKLGKRYLM, encoded by the coding sequence ATGATCCAAAACATAATTGATTTCGTTGGTAAAACCAGATCCAATCTTAGGCTCCGCACATTCTGTTCTGCCATCACTAGAGAAGACAAAGAAACATTTGATCTATTATTGTCAGATCCCGATTTGAAAGAAGTATTGGTTTTGGAATCAGCTCTACTTCTCGGAATTGCTGTTACAGAAGTATCCGATATTTATTATTTAAAAAAATTATTAGCCCTTGGTTTGGATCCCAATCAACCAGATAACATGGGTTTGTATCCTATTCATAAGGCAACGGAAACGGGAAATGTAGAAGCTGTAGAAGTTTTGCTTCATTCTGCGGCCGATCCGAACGCTGCTGATCCGAGTGGGGTCACAGCTCTTCACATCGCTAATAGTTTTGATGGTCTGAGCGAAATCTCGGATTTACTCATTCGAATGGGTGCTAATATTTACCAAAGAGATAAACTCGGTAAACGATATCTTATGTAA
- a CDS encoding adhesin OmpL37 family surface protein, which translates to MRTFLFRIPYLLFLTIGSGTYANGNLQVAFGAEENYLLVRSLDSSVIHLGNAEEKAEYKEIIDEYLRFKSLHIQGRYGDAYLAVRSTQFKLIQLYDKILSKNLELVRSELVLLGGKSRDQEKTQTRAFLRLALRDVSEAEQKLVMARNTRPLLYLLKLREMLFALKILKHAGKFVIFLNLLHDGKFMDSIEFSDFDSIESEVIRGFGKGNNKLLALHYDNSFLPYGEESIYESMMTNYKSPEIKKD; encoded by the coding sequence GTGCGAACTTTTCTTTTTCGTATCCCATATCTCCTCTTCCTAACTATCGGAAGTGGAACCTATGCCAACGGCAACTTACAAGTAGCCTTTGGAGCGGAAGAAAATTATCTTTTGGTTCGTTCGTTAGATTCTAGTGTCATTCACTTAGGTAATGCGGAAGAAAAAGCCGAGTACAAAGAAATTATAGATGAATATTTGAGATTCAAAAGCCTCCACATCCAAGGGAGATATGGTGATGCTTATTTAGCAGTTCGATCCACTCAATTCAAACTCATCCAACTCTATGATAAAATTCTAAGTAAAAATTTAGAACTGGTTCGTTCTGAATTGGTATTACTTGGTGGAAAATCTCGCGATCAGGAAAAAACACAAACAAGGGCATTTTTAAGACTCGCACTCAGAGATGTAAGTGAAGCCGAACAAAAGTTAGTGATGGCAAGGAATACTCGTCCCCTACTTTACCTTTTAAAATTACGTGAGATGTTATTTGCTTTAAAAATATTAAAACATGCAGGGAAGTTCGTAATTTTTCTCAATTTACTACATGATGGTAAATTTATGGATTCTATCGAGTTTTCAGATTTTGATTCCATTGAGTCTGAAGTAATTCGTGGATTCGGAAAAGGGAACAACAAACTACTCGCTTTGCATTATGATAATTCCTTTCTTCCTTACGGCGAAGAAAGTATCTATGAAAGTATGATGACAAATTACAAGTCGCCAGAAATCAAAAAAGATTAA
- a CDS encoding heavy-metal-associated domain-containing protein has product MVSYEMEGMTCGHCKKTVEKVFLEYGKEATASIEEHTVSLKEALTETDLSKLRDLLNEDGYSLGNAK; this is encoded by the coding sequence ATGGTTAGTTATGAAATGGAAGGTATGACTTGCGGTCACTGTAAAAAGACGGTGGAAAAAGTGTTTCTGGAATATGGCAAAGAGGCAACAGCTAGTATAGAAGAACATACGGTAAGTTTAAAAGAAGCTTTAACGGAAACAGACTTAAGTAAACTCCGTGACCTTTTAAACGAGGATGGATATTCTCTTGGAAACGCTAAATAA
- a CDS encoding ABC transporter ATP-binding protein: MKSILTLKQVSKSYDNGFQALKDVNWEVKEGEIHALLGPNGAGKTTLINLICGIVSPSGGEVNVDGFNIIDDFKKTRSFIGLVPQELSVHAFETVWASVSFTRGLYGKPANPKYIEEVLKSLSLWDKKDQRIMTLSGGMKRRVLIAKALSHEPKILFLDEPSAGVDVELRKDMWKIVESLRKNGVTIILTTHYIEEAESIADRISVIRKGEIFLTENKDRLMKQLGTKQLRIELKKSLKQIPKSLSKYELELVDNNSALVFTYDRSDDSSLITKLLDDLKKLKIQFSDLSTKQSSLEEIFVQLLQEAV, translated from the coding sequence TTGAAATCGATCCTCACTCTAAAACAAGTTTCCAAGTCTTATGACAACGGATTCCAAGCATTAAAAGATGTAAATTGGGAAGTTAAAGAGGGTGAAATTCACGCCCTTCTTGGCCCGAATGGAGCAGGAAAAACAACCCTGATCAATTTGATTTGCGGGATTGTTTCACCAAGTGGTGGTGAGGTGAATGTTGATGGTTTTAATATCATTGATGATTTTAAAAAAACAAGATCTTTCATTGGTCTTGTGCCGCAAGAACTGAGTGTACATGCTTTTGAAACGGTTTGGGCCAGTGTATCCTTTACGAGAGGCCTTTATGGAAAACCAGCCAACCCGAAATACATTGAAGAAGTTTTGAAATCACTTTCTCTTTGGGATAAAAAAGACCAAAGGATTATGACTTTGTCTGGTGGAATGAAACGTCGAGTTTTAATCGCCAAAGCTTTGTCACACGAACCAAAAATTTTGTTTTTGGATGAACCGAGTGCTGGGGTGGATGTTGAGTTAAGAAAGGATATGTGGAAAATTGTGGAATCGCTCCGTAAAAATGGAGTTACCATCATACTGACAACCCATTATATTGAAGAAGCAGAATCCATTGCAGATCGGATTTCTGTGATCCGTAAAGGTGAAATTTTTCTTACAGAAAACAAAGATCGCCTGATGAAACAACTAGGGACAAAACAACTTCGTATTGAACTAAAAAAATCTCTTAAACAAATTCCTAAGTCGCTTTCAAAGTATGAATTAGAGCTTGTTGATAATAACTCCGCACTTGTATTTACCTACGATCGTTCGGATGATAGTAGTCTCATCACTAAACTTTTAGATGATTTGAAAAAACTCAAAATTCAATTTAGCGATTTGAGTACAAAACAAAGTTCGTTAGAAGAAATCTTTGTTCAGTTATTGCAGGAGGCTGTATGA
- a CDS encoding heavy metal translocating P-type ATPase, with translation METLNKATERTLDLFGMTCANCALRIEKGLSKMEGVSEVRVNFARESVFLRADDSVTVNSLLEKVESLGYSALLHDPNKQSETEKKQKEQIRNLKIRFLLSAFFSLPLFYGMVTHFSFLSFMPMPHFLMDRWVQMAIAFPVQFIIGFPFYQSAYRALRNGSANMDVLVVIGTSAAFGYSVFGRDLYFETSAVLITFILGGKWIEHFAKGKSSDGINALLKLRPETATVRSDGVWTEVPNEYLKLGDLVLVKAGERFPMDGIVSEGESFADESMLTGESMPVEKKTGDQILGGTVNGSGSLVVKANKVGNDTTLSHIIRSVEESLGTKAPIQRIADQISAYFVPVVVSISIIDFLVWYFVISPGVVSSAIETSIAILVIACPCALGLATPISLLVGTGRAAKRGVLFRSAESLESVSKINWIAFDKTGTLTEGKPKVTAVSHSGFDSSELNRILEEIVKMEQTSDHPLAKAIVSYGKENHLVQESADILSTKTYPGGGIQSEQKGVVYFAGKQTFVEENGFSISDSIQESITPWTVDGSSLVFVGVRGNLNGMVVFRIEDSLRADAKSAISELKSIGVEPVLLTGDNHSSAEKVARLVGITFVHSGLLPEEKAKIITKFKTDKIHSAMVGDGINDAPALASADVGIAMGTGSDVAISTADVVLVNGDIQRIVDLIRIGKDTVLNIRQNFGWALGYNLLGIPIAASGLLAPWVSGAAMAFSSLSVVFNALRMSRWK, from the coding sequence TTGGAAACGCTAAATAAAGCCACCGAACGAACATTAGATCTTTTTGGAATGACCTGTGCGAATTGTGCTCTTCGTATCGAGAAAGGTCTTTCTAAAATGGAAGGTGTCTCTGAAGTTCGAGTTAATTTCGCGCGCGAGTCCGTTTTTCTGAGAGCAGATGATTCTGTTACCGTGAATTCGCTTTTGGAAAAAGTCGAATCTCTTGGATACTCTGCGCTTCTTCATGATCCCAACAAACAATCTGAGACAGAGAAAAAACAAAAGGAACAAATTCGGAATTTAAAAATCAGATTTCTACTCTCTGCTTTTTTTTCCTTACCTTTGTTTTATGGGATGGTCACTCATTTTAGTTTTTTAAGTTTTATGCCCATGCCACACTTTTTAATGGATCGATGGGTGCAGATGGCAATTGCCTTCCCGGTTCAATTCATCATCGGGTTTCCATTTTATCAGTCTGCTTATCGTGCTCTACGGAATGGATCTGCAAATATGGATGTTCTTGTTGTGATAGGAACCAGTGCAGCATTTGGATACAGTGTGTTTGGTCGGGATCTTTATTTCGAAACTTCTGCGGTTCTCATTACTTTTATTTTAGGAGGGAAGTGGATAGAACATTTTGCAAAAGGTAAAAGTAGCGATGGAATTAATGCTTTACTCAAACTTCGTCCTGAAACTGCAACAGTTAGATCTGATGGAGTTTGGACGGAAGTGCCAAATGAATATCTCAAACTAGGAGATCTTGTTTTGGTGAAGGCAGGAGAGAGATTCCCGATGGATGGAATTGTTTCTGAAGGAGAAAGTTTTGCCGATGAATCGATGTTAACTGGTGAGAGTATGCCTGTAGAGAAAAAAACAGGTGATCAGATTTTAGGTGGGACTGTGAATGGGAGTGGATCTTTGGTTGTCAAAGCAAACAAAGTTGGAAATGATACAACGTTATCGCATATCATACGTTCTGTAGAAGAATCCCTTGGAACCAAAGCTCCGATCCAAAGGATTGCTGATCAAATTTCTGCTTATTTTGTTCCAGTTGTGGTTTCGATTAGTATCATTGATTTTTTGGTATGGTATTTTGTTATTTCTCCAGGAGTTGTTAGTTCTGCGATTGAAACAAGTATTGCCATTTTAGTCATTGCCTGTCCTTGTGCTCTCGGTCTTGCCACTCCCATCTCTTTACTTGTAGGTACTGGTCGTGCAGCCAAACGTGGAGTATTGTTTAGAAGTGCGGAATCTTTGGAATCAGTATCTAAAATCAATTGGATTGCTTTTGACAAAACAGGTACACTTACCGAAGGAAAACCAAAAGTCACTGCGGTTTCTCATTCAGGTTTTGATTCTAGTGAATTGAATCGAATACTTGAGGAAATAGTAAAGATGGAACAAACTTCTGACCATCCACTTGCCAAAGCCATTGTTTCTTATGGAAAAGAAAATCATCTGGTACAAGAAAGTGCTGACATACTTTCTACAAAAACATATCCGGGTGGAGGAATCCAATCGGAACAAAAAGGTGTAGTTTATTTTGCAGGCAAACAAACGTTTGTTGAAGAAAATGGATTTTCGATTTCTGATTCGATCCAAGAATCGATCACACCATGGACAGTTGATGGATCTAGTTTGGTTTTTGTCGGTGTTCGAGGGAATCTGAATGGAATGGTTGTTTTTCGTATCGAGGATAGTCTTCGAGCAGATGCAAAGTCGGCTATTTCCGAATTGAAATCAATTGGAGTCGAGCCAGTCCTTCTCACTGGCGACAATCATAGTTCTGCAGAAAAAGTAGCCCGACTTGTGGGAATCACTTTTGTTCATTCTGGACTTCTCCCTGAAGAAAAGGCAAAAATAATCACGAAGTTTAAAACAGATAAAATTCATTCGGCAATGGTCGGAGATGGAATCAATGACGCACCAGCATTGGCCTCTGCTGATGTAGGAATTGCGATGGGAACGGGATCTGATGTGGCCATAAGCACCGCTGATGTTGTGCTCGTAAATGGAGACATTCAAAGAATAGTAGATCTGATTCGGATTGGTAAAGACACTGTCCTTAATATCAGGCAAAACTTTGGCTGGGCTCTTGGATACAATTTGTTAGGAATTCCCATTGCTGCTTCTGGATTACTAGCTCCTTGGGTGAGTGGGGCTGCGATGGCGTTTAGTTCCTTGTCTGTTGTGTTCAATGCTTTGCGAATGAGTCGTTGGAAATAG
- the cueR gene encoding Cu(I)-responsive transcriptional regulator, which produces MNIGELSKESGVSAKLIRHYEGIGLIPKAGRTENGYRSYHSDDIHSLRFVKRSRDLGFSLKEIKNLLGLWKNKSRSSKQVKLLAEKHLNDLDLKIKQLKDISDTLRNLVKHCHGDHRPDCPILKNLEES; this is translated from the coding sequence ATGAATATCGGAGAACTTTCTAAAGAATCAGGAGTCAGCGCAAAACTCATCCGACATTACGAAGGAATCGGATTGATTCCCAAGGCAGGAAGAACAGAAAATGGGTATCGATCTTATCATTCTGACGACATACATTCTTTGAGGTTTGTCAAAAGATCAAGGGACCTTGGATTTTCTTTGAAAGAGATCAAAAATCTTTTGGGACTTTGGAAAAACAAATCAAGAAGTAGCAAACAAGTAAAACTTCTCGCAGAAAAACATTTAAATGATTTGGATCTAAAAATAAAACAACTAAAGGATATATCTGATACCTTGAGAAACCTCGTCAAACATTGTCATGGTGATCATAGACCCGATTGTCCGATTTTAAAAAATTTAGAGGAATCATAA
- a CDS encoding ABC transporter permease, producing MNFYAIKSIYQFEMARTFRTLLQSIASPVLSTSLYFIVFGSAIGSKIQEIDGIHYGSFIVPGLVMLSLLTESISNASFGIYFPKFNGTIYEILSAPVTMWEVVIGYVGAAATKSLMLGVLMLITASFFVPIRIDHPILMVFFLVLTCISFSLFGFVIGIWADSFEKLQMIPMLVITPLVFLGGSFYSIQMLPPFWQKLSMFNPVLYLVSGFRYSFFERADVALSVSISMILVFLTFCLTVTWLIFRTGYKIKN from the coding sequence ATGAATTTTTACGCAATCAAATCCATTTATCAATTTGAAATGGCAAGAACCTTTCGTACACTTTTGCAAAGTATCGCCTCTCCGGTGCTTTCCACTTCTTTATACTTTATTGTTTTTGGATCGGCCATTGGTTCGAAGATCCAGGAAATTGATGGAATCCACTATGGAAGTTTTATTGTTCCTGGTCTTGTCATGTTGTCACTTCTTACGGAAAGTATTTCAAATGCTTCTTTTGGAATTTATTTTCCGAAGTTCAATGGAACCATTTACGAAATCCTTTCTGCACCTGTCACAATGTGGGAAGTGGTGATTGGTTATGTGGGTGCAGCGGCAACAAAGTCATTGATGCTTGGTGTTCTGATGCTGATCACTGCATCTTTTTTTGTTCCGATCCGGATTGATCACCCGATACTAATGGTGTTTTTTCTTGTTTTAACTTGCATTAGTTTTAGTTTGTTTGGATTCGTGATAGGAATCTGGGCGGATAGTTTTGAAAAACTCCAGATGATTCCAATGCTTGTGATCACTCCACTGGTATTTCTGGGAGGAAGTTTTTATTCCATCCAAATGTTGCCACCCTTCTGGCAAAAGCTTAGTATGTTTAATCCCGTATTATATCTAGTAAGTGGGTTTCGTTATAGTTTTTTTGAAAGGGCAGATGTAGCGCTTTCAGTAAGTATCTCTATGATTTTAGTATTTTTGACCTTTTGTTTGACCGTGACTTGGTTGATTTTTAGAACAGGTTATAAAATCAAAAATTAA
- a CDS encoding SCO family protein, translating into MKFLNLKTKPFPNQMQILSSKSILVLLSFVLIVTHCKASEPTPSPKEPPYFSGNDFDPVWTNHPKEDSKLKQIPNSLILTEHTGKQINFQELESKERLVVFFYATCRGICPLITRNLLQIEPSLSEFPDLKLVSISINPKEDTVPVLQKYKLNYKIQNPNWSFYTGEESIITKFAKETCGAEMEGFSTERGKYEFVHTENIFLFDKDQYLRGIYRAKGTGDIQRLVEDLRKLRTRNLTKAF; encoded by the coding sequence ATGAAATTTCTCAATCTCAAAACAAAACCATTCCCGAATCAAATGCAAATCCTATCTTCTAAATCAATCCTTGTTTTACTTTCTTTTGTTTTAATCGTAACACATTGCAAAGCCTCAGAACCAACTCCGAGTCCCAAAGAACCACCCTATTTTTCAGGAAATGATTTTGATCCCGTATGGACAAATCATCCCAAGGAAGATTCAAAACTCAAACAAATCCCAAATTCATTGATCCTAACCGAACATACTGGCAAACAGATTAACTTTCAGGAATTGGAATCAAAAGAAAGGTTGGTGGTCTTTTTTTATGCCACTTGCCGTGGGATTTGTCCCTTGATCACAAGAAATCTTTTGCAGATAGAACCATCACTCTCCGAATTTCCCGATCTTAAACTAGTTTCCATATCGATCAACCCAAAGGAAGATACAGTTCCTGTTTTACAAAAATATAAACTCAATTACAAAATCCAAAATCCCAATTGGAGTTTTTACACAGGAGAAGAATCTATCATTACAAAATTTGCCAAAGAAACCTGCGGGGCGGAAATGGAAGGATTTTCTACAGAGCGTGGGAAGTATGAATTTGTTCATACAGAAAATATTTTTTTATTCGATAAAGACCAATATTTACGCGGCATCTACCGTGCCAAAGGCACGGGCGATATACAGAGGTTAGTGGAAGATCTAAGAAAACTAAGAACTAGGAATTTGACTAAAGCGTTTTAA
- a CDS encoding ABC-F family ATP-binding cassette domain-containing protein, with protein sequence MIKISGLNKQFNGNVLFDDLQFSVNRGERVGLVGRNGHGKSTLVQVILGKTEPDSGNITIPKGYRIGHLEQHLVFTKPTVLEECALGLPEGDEYETWKVERILFGLGFSEKDMERSPNEFSGGYQIRMNLAKLLVSAPDMLILDEPNNYLDIVTIRWLEEFLREWEGEIILITHDRSFMDSVVTHTVAIHRTKAIKVQGDTEKLYTQINQAEEIYEKTRLNEAKKRKQEEIFIAKFKAKASFASRTQSRVKRLEKQGEMKALDAIEDMELYFNSAPFSANQMLSVEEVSFSYDNKTPNLFENFSISVGPEDRICIIGKNGKGKSTLLKLIAGELTPVSGGVKKHPVLKEGYFGQTNKLNMNESNTVVQEIMSADPNCSEGKARNIAGGLMFSEDLALKKIKVLSGGEKSRVLLGKILVTPCHLLYLDEPTNHLDMQSCDSLIEAIDNFDGSVIMVTHNEMHLRAVATKLIVFDDDRVFVYDGGYDDFLTDIGWKDETV encoded by the coding sequence ATGATCAAAATATCTGGTTTAAACAAACAATTCAACGGTAATGTTCTATTCGATGACTTACAATTCAGCGTCAATCGTGGGGAAAGAGTGGGTCTTGTGGGCCGCAATGGACATGGTAAGTCAACTCTTGTCCAAGTCATTTTAGGTAAAACGGAACCGGACTCTGGAAACATCACCATCCCCAAAGGATACCGCATTGGACACTTAGAGCAACACTTGGTGTTTACCAAACCCACTGTCTTAGAAGAATGTGCTCTTGGACTTCCCGAGGGAGATGAATACGAAACTTGGAAAGTAGAACGAATTCTTTTTGGTCTTGGATTTTCTGAAAAAGATATGGAACGAAGTCCAAATGAGTTTTCCGGTGGATACCAAATTCGAATGAACTTGGCTAAACTTCTTGTTTCGGCTCCAGACATGCTCATCTTAGATGAACCAAACAACTATTTGGATATTGTCACCATACGTTGGTTAGAGGAATTTCTAAGAGAATGGGAAGGTGAAATCATTCTCATCACCCACGATAGAAGTTTTATGGATAGCGTTGTGACTCATACCGTTGCGATCCACAGAACAAAGGCCATCAAAGTACAAGGTGATACTGAAAAGTTATACACACAGATCAACCAAGCTGAAGAGATCTATGAAAAAACGAGACTGAACGAAGCAAAAAAACGAAAACAAGAAGAAATCTTTATCGCGAAGTTCAAAGCAAAAGCAAGTTTTGCAAGTCGTACCCAATCTCGAGTTAAGAGGTTAGAGAAACAAGGAGAAATGAAAGCACTCGACGCGATTGAAGATATGGAACTTTATTTTAACAGTGCTCCATTTTCCGCAAATCAAATGTTAAGTGTAGAGGAAGTTTCTTTTTCGTATGATAACAAAACTCCCAATTTATTTGAAAACTTTTCAATTAGCGTAGGTCCCGAAGATCGAATTTGTATCATCGGGAAAAACGGAAAAGGAAAGTCCACACTACTGAAATTGATTGCGGGAGAATTAACTCCAGTTTCTGGTGGGGTCAAAAAACATCCTGTGCTCAAAGAAGGGTATTTTGGCCAAACCAACAAACTCAATATGAATGAAAGTAATACTGTGGTTCAAGAGATTATGAGTGCTGATCCGAACTGTTCAGAAGGGAAAGCCCGTAACATTGCGGGTGGACTGATGTTCTCAGAAGACTTGGCCTTAAAAAAGATTAAGGTTCTCTCTGGGGGTGAAAAGAGTCGTGTTCTGCTAGGTAAGATTCTCGTCACACCTTGTCATTTATTGTATTTGGATGAGCCGACAAACCACTTGGATATGCAGTCTTGTGACTCACTCATTGAGGCGATTGATAATTTTGATGGTTCTGTCATCATGGTTACTCACAACGAAATGCACTTGCGCGCTGTGGCCACAAAACTAATAGTATTCGATGATGACCGAGTTTTTGTTTATGACGGGGGTTATGATGACTTCCTCACAGACATTGGCTGGAAGGATGAAACTGTTTGA
- a CDS encoding AraC family transcriptional regulator, protein MDISFLKPPTNLESFVKEFWIWKDVNARELPWILPSYECEVVFHLGDPPLVETENRELIRLPRIHIVGPQTRRWRILSESDLSLFSIRFYVGGMYSLFSKRGDSLQNQFPEIENKQMLGVFSVPEFPSEEWVSDFLSSFLKSLPGKPSEIPAYVRFALLELTRPATPIENLCKKLGISRKQLDRKFKEIVGMNPSEYRTVHRLLEMVRNPDHYRKNNPDLRFTDLAHEFDYSDQSHFNRDFKRISGSIPNDWFAEYKKMSHFYNQDSSHE, encoded by the coding sequence TTGGACATTTCTTTTTTAAAACCTCCTACAAATTTGGAATCTTTTGTAAAAGAATTCTGGATTTGGAAGGATGTAAATGCAAGAGAACTTCCTTGGATATTGCCATCTTACGAGTGTGAGGTTGTATTTCATTTAGGAGATCCTCCATTAGTAGAAACTGAAAATAGAGAATTGATTCGGTTGCCAAGGATCCATATTGTTGGTCCGCAGACAAGAAGGTGGAGGATTTTATCGGAGTCAGATCTTTCTTTGTTTTCGATTCGCTTTTATGTCGGTGGTATGTATTCTTTATTTTCCAAACGAGGAGACTCATTACAAAACCAATTTCCTGAAATTGAGAATAAACAAATGTTAGGTGTATTTTCTGTCCCCGAGTTCCCATCAGAGGAATGGGTTTCTGATTTTTTATCTTCTTTTTTGAAGAGTCTTCCTGGAAAACCTTCCGAGATTCCCGCTTATGTTCGGTTTGCTCTTTTGGAGCTCACTCGTCCGGCCACACCAATCGAAAATTTATGTAAAAAATTAGGAATTTCTAGAAAACAATTGGATCGGAAATTCAAAGAGATTGTGGGAATGAATCCTTCTGAATACAGAACAGTGCACAGGTTACTGGAAATGGTGCGAAACCCGGATCACTACCGAAAGAACAATCCTGATCTGCGTTTTACCGATTTAGCTCATGAATTTGATTATTCAGACCAATCACATTTCAATCGCGATTTTAAACGAATTTCTGGAAGTATTCCCAACGATTGGTTCGCGGAGTATAAAAAAATGTCCCATTTTTACAATCAGGATTCGTCTCATGAATGA
- the purT gene encoding formate-dependent phosphoribosylglycinamide formyltransferase has product MIGTAFTPNATKLLLLGSGELGKEVAIEANRLGVHVIAVDRYPNAPAMLVAQESRVINMLDPVELESTIRELKPDFVVPEIEAIHTETLVRLEKEGFRIIPSAKAVNLTMNREGIRNFASKELGLKTSKYLFADTEADFQKAVKEIGFPCVVKPIMSSSGKGQSLVRTEADVLKAWEYGQTGGRTGKGKMIIEEFVPFDFEITLLTIRHIDGTTFLPPIGHRQVNGDYVESWMPQPMTETALQAAKHIAETVTTGLGGMGIFGVELFVKGDEVYFSEVSPRPHDTGLVTLISQNISEFSLHARALLGLPIPDLIFHIPAASSAILLEGKTNSPVYVGVEEALKLRGVDLRIFGKPEIDGKRRMGVSLAMGNTVEEAKEKANRARDCIHLKK; this is encoded by the coding sequence ATGATCGGAACAGCTTTTACTCCCAATGCTACTAAACTTTTACTCCTCGGTTCAGGGGAACTTGGCAAAGAGGTTGCTATTGAAGCGAACCGCTTAGGTGTTCATGTCATTGCAGTGGATCGTTATCCAAATGCTCCGGCCATGTTAGTAGCCCAAGAATCTCGTGTCATCAATATGCTCGACCCAGTAGAGTTAGAATCCACCATACGAGAGTTAAAACCTGATTTTGTTGTTCCTGAAATTGAAGCCATCCATACAGAAACTTTAGTGCGACTAGAAAAGGAAGGATTTCGAATCATTCCCAGTGCAAAAGCTGTAAATCTTACCATGAACCGAGAAGGAATCCGGAACTTTGCATCAAAAGAACTCGGTTTAAAAACTTCCAAATACTTATTTGCAGATACCGAAGCAGATTTTCAAAAAGCAGTAAAGGAAATTGGTTTTCCTTGTGTTGTGAAACCCATTATGAGTTCTTCCGGGAAAGGCCAAAGTTTGGTTCGGACCGAAGCAGATGTATTAAAAGCATGGGAGTACGGCCAAACCGGTGGACGAACGGGAAAGGGTAAAATGATTATCGAAGAGTTTGTACCTTTTGATTTTGAAATCACTCTTCTTACCATTCGCCATATTGATGGAACTACATTTTTACCTCCCATTGGACATAGACAGGTAAACGGGGATTATGTGGAATCATGGATGCCACAACCGATGACTGAAACCGCACTCCAGGCTGCTAAACACATTGCAGAAACTGTAACCACAGGTCTTGGAGGGATGGGAATTTTTGGAGTCGAACTATTTGTTAAAGGGGACGAAGTGTACTTTAGTGAAGTTTCTCCAAGACCACATGATACAGGACTTGTGACTCTTATCTCACAAAATATTTCTGAATTTTCTCTTCATGCCAGAGCACTTCTGGGCCTTCCCATTCCAGATCTCATCTTTCATATTCCAGCGGCGAGTTCTGCAATCCTTTTGGAAGGAAAAACAAATTCACCAGTTTACGTAGGTGTAGAAGAGGCTTTAAAACTTCGTGGAGTCGATCTTCGTATTTTTGGGAAACCTGAGATTGATGGGAAGAGGCGAATGGGTGTTAGTTTGGCAATGGGGAATACAGTCGAGGAAGCAAAAGAAAAGGCAAATCGTGCACGCGATTGTATCCACTTAAAGAAATAA